From a single Lolium rigidum isolate FL_2022 chromosome 7, APGP_CSIRO_Lrig_0.1, whole genome shotgun sequence genomic region:
- the LOC124671681 gene encoding fasciclin-like arabinogalactan protein 14 produces MAPINASFGAAVLSLLFLVSSTAAFNITRILGEFSDFSTLNSLFSQTKLADEINRRQTITVLAVDNGAMGAISALPSDVQRKVLAVHVVLDYYDADKLRGIKNGSAMLTTMFQSTGQATNRMGFINYTRRADGVMMFGSAEPGASLTSQMVKSVASRPYNISVLQVSSAIVPPSIGSTDGSKAHAPENAHAKAPAPAPTPSTSKKPNAPAPAPAPSDDSSAEGPADAPGPAADGPDADGPVADSPDADGPSADSPDADGPAGADAPADDSDDTAAATGRVVAHAGLGVMALVIMGVSL; encoded by the coding sequence ATGGCTCCGATCAACGCCTCCTTCGGCGCGGCGGTGTTGTCACTTCTTTTCCTGGTGTCATCGACAGCGGCCTTCAACATCACGAGGATCCTCGGCGAATTctccgacttctccaccctcaacaGCCTCTTTTCCCAGACGAAGCTGGCCgacgagatcaaccggcggcagaCAATCACCGTGCTGGCAGTCGACAACGGCGCGATGGGCGCCATCTCGGCCCTCCCCTCGGACGTCCAGCGGAAGGTGCTCGCGGTGCACGTCGTCCTGGACTACTACGACGCCGACAAGCTCCGCGGCATAAAGAACGGCTCCGCCATGCTGACGACGATGTTCCAGTCCACCGGCCAGGCCACCAACCGGATGGGCTTCATCAACTACACCAGGCGCGCCGACGGCGTCATGATGTTCGGCTCCGCCGAGCCCGGCGCATCGCTGACGTCCCAGATGGTGAAGTCCGTGGCCTCCCGGCCCTACAACATCTCGGTGCTGCAGGTCAGCTCCGCGATCGTGCCGCCCAGCATCGGCTCCACTGACGGCAGCAAAGCTCACGCTCCGGAGAACGCCCATGCTAAGGCTCCCGCACCGGCGCCCACGCCGTCGACGAGCAAGAAGCCAAACGCCCCTGCTCCGGCTCCGGCACCGTCCGACGATTCTAGCGCTGAAGGACCTGCTGATGCACCTGGCCCGGCGGCAGACGGGCCCGACGCGGACGGTCCGGTGGCAGACTCACCCGACGCGGATGGCCCGTCGGCAGATTCGCCGGATGCAGATGGCCCGGCAGGCGCCGATGCACCGGCAGATGACAGCGACGATACCGCGGCCGCCACGGGCAGGGTGGTTGCCCATGCTGGTTTAGGTGTCATGGCGCTTGTGATCATGGGTGTTTCGCTCTGA
- the LOC124679525 gene encoding 3-hexulose-6-phosphate isomerase-like — MSGGDTLSSATAADASAICAQIAFVFSAPSAHPLARSVLVSELAAAASRGGRVFVHGVGREGLMMRALCMRLAHLGLPAHCVGDVTAPPALSGDLLVASAGPGAFSTVDAICGVARGAGARVLLLTARPEGDFPGRQADVVAHLPAQTMADDEDCGAAAAQGSSQAKLPMGSLYEGAMFVLFEMVVLELARVLGQSPAQMRSRHTNLE; from the coding sequence ATGAGCGGCGGCGACACcctctcctcggcaacggcggccGACGCCTCCGCCATATGCGCCCAGATCGCGTTCGTCTTCTCCGCGCCCTCCGCGCATCCCCTGGCCCGctccgtcctcgtctccgagctcgccgccgcggcctcccggGGCGGCCGCGTGTTCGTGCACGGCGTCGGGCGCGAGGGCCTCATGATGCGCGCCCTCTGCATGCGCCTCGCGCACCTCGGCCTCCCCGCGCACTGCGTCGGCGACGTCACGGCGCCTCCCGCCTTGTCAGGGGACCTCCTCGTCGCCTCCGCGGGGCCCGGCGCGTTCTCTACCGTCGACGCCATCTGCGGCGTGGCGCGCGGCGCCGGCGCGCGCGTCCTGCTGCTCACTGCCCGGCCGGAGGGTGACTTCCCGGGGCGCCAGGCGGACGTGGTCGCCCACCTCCCCGCGCAGACCATGGCGGACGACGAGGAttgtggcgcggcggcggcgcaggggagCTCGCAAGCGAAGCTGCCGATGGGGAGCCTGTACGAGGGTGCCATGTTTGTGCTCTTCGAGATGGTGGTGCTGGAGCTCGCGCGCGTTCTGGGCCAGAGCCCGGCCCAGATGAGATCTCGCCACACCAACTTGGAGTAG
- the LOC124671682 gene encoding heat stress transcription factor B-2a-like — translation MASPAAPPFLIKTYAMVDYPGTDDTISWNESGTAFVVWRRAEFERDLLPRNFKHSNFASFVRQLNTYVRLSPPSLRKVGIDRWEFANDCFRRGQKHLLGAIQRRKGIGAGHGRRRGHVRASE, via the coding sequence AtggcgtcgccggcggcgccgccgttccTCATTAAGACGTACGCGATGGTCGACTACCCCGGGACGGACGACACCATCTCCTGGAACGAGTCCGGCACGGCGTTCGTGGTGTGGCGGCGCGCCGAGTTCGAGCGCGACCTCCTCCCCAGGAATTTCAAGCACAGCAACTTCGCCTCCTTCGTCCGGCAGCTCAACACCTACGTGCGTCTCTCTCCACCTTCTCTCCGGAAGGTCGGGATCGACAGGTGGGAGTTCGCCAACGACTGCTTCAGGCGAGGGCAGAAGCACCTGCTCGGGGCGATACAGAGGCGGAAGGGGATCGGCGCCGGGCATGGGCGACGACGGGGGCATGTCCGTGCAAGCGAGTAA